A single window of Chitinophaga sp. XS-30 DNA harbors:
- the recN gene encoding DNA repair protein RecN, producing the protein MLYRLIIQNYAIIDHLEIDFAGNLNVITGETGAGKSILLGALSLILGERADPGVLFDKSRKCVIEGIFKVKKKQVQAFFEEHELDLDEQVILRREISAAGKSRAFINDTPVNLAQLSALSLMLVDLHQQFDTLELEKSGFQREVVDALAAHQDQLSAYTRRFHEYARLQRELKELLQQRDHANRESDYNKFLLDELLEADLKEGEMESLEAEQQALSHSEEIKGTLTRIYFQLKEDEQPVLQQLRQLQASLQTLSGFHREVPALAERMQSSYLELQDIAAEIERLNDGLQYDGEKMEQLNERLTQLYKLQKKHNVQKTEELLAIRDQLQAALDNVLNLDERLVALEEQIAGLEAVLQQEAVLISQQRQAQLLPFEEKVNALLAQVGMPNARIKVDLRQAPLHAHGQDAIEFLFDANKSNQFAPIRKVASGGELSRLMLCIKSLVARSVALPTLIFDEIDTGISGEAAKQVGIIMKELARGHQVICITHQPQLAGKADAHYFVYKQMEGEKVSTHVRLLTQDERITAIARMLGGEKPTAAAMENAREMVAQ; encoded by the coding sequence ATGTTATACCGTCTGATCATTCAGAATTATGCGATAATAGACCACCTGGAGATTGATTTCGCCGGGAACCTGAACGTGATCACCGGCGAGACCGGGGCGGGCAAATCTATTCTCCTCGGGGCGCTCAGTCTTATTCTCGGAGAAAGGGCAGACCCCGGCGTACTGTTCGACAAATCCCGGAAATGTGTGATCGAAGGCATATTCAAGGTAAAGAAGAAGCAGGTACAGGCTTTTTTTGAAGAACATGAACTGGATCTGGACGAGCAGGTGATCCTGCGCAGGGAGATCAGCGCAGCCGGTAAATCCCGGGCCTTCATCAATGACACTCCTGTCAATCTCGCCCAGCTTTCCGCTTTAAGCCTGATGCTGGTAGATCTGCACCAGCAGTTCGATACGCTGGAACTGGAAAAATCCGGTTTTCAGCGCGAAGTGGTGGATGCTCTCGCTGCTCACCAGGACCAGCTATCCGCCTATACCCGCCGTTTCCATGAATACGCGCGGTTGCAGCGGGAACTAAAAGAACTTTTGCAGCAACGGGATCATGCTAACAGGGAATCCGACTACAATAAATTCCTGCTGGATGAATTGCTGGAAGCCGACCTGAAGGAAGGGGAAATGGAATCCCTGGAAGCCGAACAGCAGGCGCTCAGCCATTCCGAAGAGATCAAAGGCACGCTCACCCGCATTTATTTCCAGCTGAAAGAAGACGAACAACCCGTTCTGCAGCAGCTGCGCCAGTTACAGGCATCGCTGCAGACCCTCTCCGGTTTTCACCGGGAAGTGCCGGCGCTGGCGGAAAGGATGCAATCCAGCTACCTGGAGCTGCAGGACATTGCCGCGGAAATAGAACGCCTGAACGATGGCCTGCAATACGACGGGGAGAAAATGGAGCAGCTGAACGAACGGCTGACACAGCTATACAAGCTTCAGAAGAAACATAATGTACAGAAAACGGAGGAACTGCTGGCCATCCGCGATCAGCTGCAGGCTGCGCTGGATAATGTGCTGAACCTGGATGAACGCCTGGTTGCGCTGGAAGAACAGATTGCCGGGCTGGAAGCTGTACTGCAGCAGGAAGCCGTGCTGATCTCTCAGCAGCGGCAGGCACAGCTGCTGCCATTTGAAGAGAAAGTAAATGCCCTGCTGGCACAGGTAGGCATGCCCAATGCCCGGATAAAAGTGGACCTGCGGCAGGCGCCGTTGCATGCACACGGGCAGGACGCCATCGAGTTCCTGTTCGATGCCAACAAGAGCAACCAGTTCGCGCCGATCCGCAAGGTAGCATCAGGCGGTGAGCTGAGCAGGCTGATGCTTTGCATCAAATCGCTCGTAGCCCGCTCCGTGGCATTGCCCACCCTCATCTTTGATGAAATAGATACCGGTATTTCCGGAGAAGCCGCCAAACAGGTAGGCATTATCATGAAAGAGCTGGCCCGCGGTCACCAGGTGATCTGCATCACCCATCAGCCACAGCTGGCCGGGAAAGCGGATGCGCATTATTTCGTGTACAAGCAGATGGAAGGAGAGAAGGTGAGCACGCATGTACGCCTGCTGACGCAGGACGAACGCATAACCGCCATTGCACGGATGCTGGGAGGCGAAAAACCAACCGCCGCGGCAATGGAGAACGCCCGCGAGATGGTCGCCCAATAA
- a CDS encoding tetratricopeptide repeat protein: MRFLFVITLFFSISVNVSARQKHYDFNARCREAYDAVMQLRLDAGRALLEEEKRSDPDNLIPYFIDNYIDFFTLFFNEDPAQYARQRKFRATRLELMAEGPKGSPYHLYTQAVIKFQWAMVKVKFSEKWDATWEIRKAYFTLKDNQKKFPQFLPNNMIIGSMQTVFGTIPEGYKWITNILGLRGSIKQGMQLLQSVIDSNDPTAAIFREESYYYYCYLKLFIENKPEQLWQFIRQKQLDIRNNYLFALMVANLSLNDQKAEQGIRILTERNHSREYATIHYHDYVMGLLKLERQDADAITYLERFVREFRGKFYVKEALQRLSWAYYLKGDAATASKYRAMVLQRGNQETDADKQAQKEAKNGKWPNPLLLRARLMSDGGFYQQALNLLLDKRANDFATVEEKLEFAYRLARIYDEMGQDDNAIRLYETTVKLGSNRPEYFAARSALQLGYIYEKSGNSTKARQSFQACMDMEGHDYKNSLDQRAKSGLLRLDGK, encoded by the coding sequence ATGCGTTTTCTTTTCGTCATCACGCTTTTTTTCAGTATATCCGTTAACGTAAGTGCGCGGCAGAAACACTATGATTTCAACGCACGTTGCCGGGAAGCTTACGATGCGGTCATGCAGCTTCGGCTGGATGCCGGCAGGGCGCTGCTGGAAGAAGAGAAAAGATCGGACCCCGACAATCTCATTCCCTATTTCATTGATAATTACATCGATTTCTTTACGCTTTTCTTTAATGAAGACCCGGCGCAATATGCCCGCCAGCGCAAATTCCGCGCAACGCGCCTGGAGCTTATGGCCGAAGGGCCGAAGGGATCGCCCTATCATCTCTATACGCAGGCCGTGATCAAATTCCAGTGGGCCATGGTGAAAGTGAAATTCAGCGAGAAATGGGATGCCACCTGGGAGATCCGCAAAGCCTACTTCACCCTGAAAGACAATCAGAAGAAATTCCCGCAGTTCCTGCCCAATAATATGATCATCGGCTCCATGCAGACCGTCTTCGGCACCATCCCCGAAGGCTACAAATGGATCACGAATATCCTTGGCCTGCGCGGCAGCATCAAACAGGGCATGCAGTTGCTGCAAAGCGTGATAGACAGCAACGATCCCACAGCTGCGATCTTCCGGGAAGAATCCTATTATTACTACTGTTACCTGAAACTGTTCATCGAGAACAAACCGGAACAGCTGTGGCAGTTCATCCGGCAGAAACAGCTGGATATCCGCAACAATTACCTCTTTGCGCTGATGGTGGCCAATCTGTCTCTGAACGACCAGAAGGCGGAGCAGGGTATCAGGATACTGACTGAACGCAATCACAGCAGGGAATACGCAACGATACATTATCATGATTATGTGATGGGGTTGTTGAAGCTGGAGCGGCAGGATGCGGATGCCATCACTTACCTGGAACGGTTTGTACGCGAGTTCAGGGGCAAGTTCTACGTGAAAGAAGCCTTGCAACGGCTGAGCTGGGCCTATTATCTGAAAGGGGATGCGGCTACCGCCAGCAAATACCGGGCGATGGTGCTGCAGCGCGGCAACCAGGAAACGGATGCCGACAAGCAGGCACAGAAGGAAGCGAAGAACGGCAAATGGCCCAATCCCTTACTGCTGCGCGCCCGGCTGATGAGTGACGGGGGATTTTATCAACAGGCCCTCAACCTTCTGCTCGACAAACGCGCAAACGACTTTGCTACGGTGGAAGAGAAACTGGAATTTGCTTACCGCCTGGCCCGCATTTATGATGAAATGGGGCAGGATGACAATGCCATCAGATTGTATGAGACCACGGTAAAGCTCGGCAGCAACCGCCCGGAATATTTTGCTGCACGGTCCGCCCTGCAGTTGGGATATATCTATGAGAAGTCCGGGAACAGCACCAAAGCAAGGCAGTCCTTCCAGGCCTGCATGGATATGGAAGGGCATGATTATAAAAATTCCCTCGACCAGCGCGCCAAGTCGGGCCTGCTGCGCCTCGACGGGAAATAG
- a CDS encoding zinc ribbon domain-containing protein: MATVKEYNVEEKLVAVLKLQKIDSKLDEIQILKGELPMEVRDLEDEIEGLNHRQAHIEDELKSITDFVAAKKAAIKEAEALVKKYEKQQDNVKNSREFEAISKEVEMQNLEIKLAEKHIKDANEEVKEKARILEVAKKAVADKETNLKHKKGELEKIISETDNEERAFEKQSEEARTKVDPRLLQAYEKIRKNYRNGLAVVTVIRDSCGGCFNAIPPQRQAEIRHRKKIVVCEHCGRIVVDNDLEATVTI, from the coding sequence ATGGCTACTGTTAAAGAATACAACGTCGAGGAAAAACTGGTTGCTGTACTGAAGCTACAGAAAATCGATTCCAAGTTGGATGAAATCCAGATCCTGAAAGGGGAGTTGCCGATGGAAGTGCGGGACCTGGAAGACGAGATTGAAGGCCTTAATCACCGCCAGGCGCATATCGAAGACGAGCTCAAGAGCATCACGGACTTTGTGGCGGCCAAAAAAGCGGCGATCAAGGAAGCAGAGGCGCTGGTGAAGAAATACGAGAAGCAACAGGACAATGTAAAGAACAGCCGCGAGTTTGAAGCCATTTCCAAAGAAGTGGAAATGCAGAACCTGGAGATCAAACTGGCTGAAAAGCATATCAAGGACGCCAATGAAGAAGTGAAAGAGAAAGCACGCATCCTGGAAGTGGCCAAAAAGGCGGTAGCCGATAAGGAAACCAACCTGAAGCACAAGAAAGGCGAACTGGAAAAGATCATCAGCGAAACTGACAACGAAGAGCGCGCTTTCGAAAAGCAAAGCGAGGAAGCCCGCACCAAGGTAGACCCCCGTTTACTGCAGGCATATGAAAAGATCCGCAAGAACTATCGCAACGGTCTCGCTGTGGTAACCGTGATCCGCGATTCCTGCGGCGGTTGCTTCAACGCCATTCCCCCGCAAAGGCAGGCAGAGATCCGTCACCGTAAAAAGATCGTTGTATGTGAGCACTGTGGCCGTATTGTAGTGGATAACGACCTCGAAGCCACCGTAACGATCTGA
- a CDS encoding Nif3-like dinuclear metal center hexameric protein, protein MIIRDIIQILETFAPLPYQESYDNAGLLFGNAGMEVKGVLLTLDATEAVLDEAIEKGCNLVIAHHPIVFGGLKKITGGNYVERVAIKAIKHDIAVYAAHTNLDNVRGGVSAMMAEQLGLQQTKVLAPKKELLRKLFTFVPVADAEIVRAALFAAGAGHIGKYGECSFYHDGTGSFKGAANTDPYVGKPGERHLEPETKIEVIFPAHLEDRVVRAMLQHHPYEEVAYDIVKLENEYAEAGSGLIGTLPEEMPEMDFLRLVKERFRTGCVRYTPMRGKPVRTVAVCGGAGSFLLKKAKSAGADAYVSADFKYHEFFDAENQLIIADVGHFESEQFAVDLFYHILTENFRNFAPLKSTINTNPVNYL, encoded by the coding sequence ATGATCATCCGTGATATTATACAAATACTGGAAACTTTTGCCCCCTTGCCATACCAGGAATCCTATGATAATGCCGGCCTGTTGTTCGGTAATGCCGGTATGGAGGTGAAGGGAGTACTGCTCACCCTGGACGCTACGGAAGCTGTGCTGGATGAAGCGATCGAAAAAGGCTGCAACCTGGTGATCGCTCATCATCCCATCGTTTTTGGAGGGCTGAAGAAGATCACGGGCGGCAACTACGTGGAAAGGGTGGCCATCAAGGCCATAAAGCATGATATTGCAGTATATGCGGCCCATACGAACCTGGACAATGTGCGGGGAGGCGTCAGCGCCATGATGGCGGAGCAGCTGGGCCTGCAGCAAACGAAAGTGCTGGCTCCCAAAAAGGAACTGCTGCGCAAGCTGTTCACTTTTGTACCGGTGGCGGATGCGGAGATCGTGCGGGCGGCTTTGTTTGCCGCCGGCGCAGGCCATATCGGCAAATACGGGGAATGCAGCTTTTATCACGATGGTACCGGCAGCTTCAAAGGGGCTGCCAATACGGACCCCTACGTGGGCAAACCCGGAGAGCGCCACCTGGAGCCGGAGACCAAGATCGAAGTGATCTTTCCCGCCCACCTGGAAGACCGGGTGGTACGGGCCATGCTGCAGCACCACCCCTACGAGGAGGTGGCCTACGATATCGTGAAACTGGAAAATGAATACGCAGAGGCCGGATCGGGCTTGATAGGCACCCTGCCGGAGGAAATGCCGGAAATGGACTTCCTGCGGCTGGTCAAAGAAAGGTTCCGGACCGGATGCGTGCGTTATACCCCAATGCGGGGGAAACCGGTCAGGACCGTAGCCGTTTGCGGAGGGGCAGGCAGTTTTCTGCTGAAAAAGGCCAAAAGCGCCGGAGCGGATGCCTATGTGTCAGCCGACTTCAAGTACCATGAATTTTTTGATGCTGAAAATCAATTAATTATAGCAGATGTGGGACATTTTGAGAGCGAACAGTTCGCAGTGGACTTATTTTATCATATATTGACGGAAAATTTCCGTAATTTTGCGCCTCTAAAATCTACCATCAATACAAACCCGGTAAATTATTTATAA
- a CDS encoding carboxypeptidase M32: protein MTVQKSTPALYEEYSAKMQKIADVRNAMAVLGWDQETYLPPAGAAFRGQQLTTLSTIAHELFTEPALGDLLQELRQRGDLDSVQQKNVALSLEDYEKNRKYPAAFVAEISIATNIAYHAWIKSRKENSFETFEPSLNRMVELKKREADILGYKGHPYNALLNEYEKGADVQMLDKVFSDVKTSLLPLLQQIAQQPVPDNKFLHLHYPKDLQWQFGLNLLKAMGYDMNAGRQDVSEHPFTTSFSPQDVRVTTRIDEKDLGNMTWSCIHEGGHALYEQGLPSEQYGLPCGEAASLGIHESQSRLWENNVGRSLIFWQHHYGHLQSLFRHNLLAVPIRDFYHAINLVQPSLIRTEADELTYHFHVMIRYEIEKGLIGGTLATKDLRNIWNRYYSDFLQVKVPDDVRGVLQDIHWSHGSFGYFPTYSLGSFYAAQFYAAAKKQVPDLEHNIAAGSYDRLLQWLREQVHVHGRFYTSNELCERVTGEKLEFRYFLDYAKEKFGGIYNLG from the coding sequence ATGACTGTGCAAAAATCAACCCCGGCGCTTTACGAAGAATACAGCGCGAAGATGCAGAAAATAGCCGATGTCCGCAATGCTATGGCCGTTTTGGGCTGGGACCAGGAAACTTATCTTCCTCCCGCCGGCGCCGCTTTCCGCGGACAACAGCTGACCACGCTGAGTACCATTGCCCATGAACTGTTCACCGAGCCGGCCCTAGGCGACCTGTTGCAGGAGCTGCGCCAGCGGGGTGACCTGGACTCCGTACAACAGAAAAATGTAGCGCTTTCCCTCGAAGACTACGAAAAGAACCGCAAATATCCCGCCGCGTTCGTGGCGGAGATTTCTATCGCCACCAACATCGCTTACCATGCCTGGATCAAGTCCCGCAAGGAGAATAGCTTCGAGACCTTTGAGCCTTCCCTGAACAGGATGGTGGAATTGAAAAAAAGGGAAGCGGATATACTTGGGTACAAAGGGCATCCTTACAACGCCCTGCTGAATGAATACGAGAAAGGGGCGGATGTGCAGATGCTGGATAAAGTGTTCAGCGATGTAAAGACCTCCCTCCTGCCCCTGCTGCAACAGATCGCGCAGCAACCGGTGCCGGACAATAAATTCCTGCACCTTCATTACCCGAAAGACCTGCAATGGCAGTTCGGGCTGAACCTGCTCAAGGCGATGGGATACGATATGAATGCCGGCAGGCAGGACGTGTCCGAACATCCCTTCACCACCAGCTTTTCCCCGCAGGATGTAAGGGTGACTACCCGCATTGATGAAAAAGACCTGGGCAATATGACCTGGAGCTGCATTCATGAAGGCGGCCACGCCCTTTATGAGCAGGGCCTGCCTTCCGAACAATACGGCCTGCCCTGTGGAGAAGCCGCCAGCCTCGGTATCCACGAATCCCAGTCGCGCCTCTGGGAAAACAATGTAGGGCGGAGCCTTATCTTCTGGCAGCACCATTACGGCCACCTGCAAAGCCTTTTCCGCCACAACCTGCTGGCCGTGCCTATCCGTGACTTCTACCATGCTATCAACCTCGTGCAGCCTTCCCTCATCCGCACGGAAGCGGACGAGCTGACCTATCACTTCCATGTGATGATCCGCTACGAGATCGAAAAAGGCCTGATCGGCGGCACCCTCGCAACAAAGGACCTGCGGAACATATGGAACCGGTACTACAGCGATTTCCTGCAGGTAAAAGTGCCGGACGACGTACGGGGCGTGCTGCAGGACATCCACTGGTCCCACGGCAGCTTCGGTTATTTCCCCACCTATTCCCTCGGCAGCTTCTACGCCGCGCAATTCTACGCCGCCGCTAAAAAGCAGGTGCCTGACCTGGAGCACAACATTGCGGCCGGTTCTTACGACCGTCTTTTGCAGTGGCTGCGTGAACAGGTGCATGTACACGGGCGGTTCTATACTTCCAATGAATTATGCGAACGGGTAACGGGAGAAAAGCTGGAATTCCGCTATTTCCTGGATTATGCGAAAGAGAAATTCGGGGGGATCTACAACCTGGGTTGA
- a CDS encoding rhodanese-like domain-containing protein, which produces MLTWVAAKAQEKVSPDAFEKGMHKPGVQLLDVRTAEEFRTGYLPDALQADFTNKEEFFSRIRHVDKHKPVYIYCLSGGRSAAAAKWMRSNGYTNVVEMEGGIISWKKAGKTLTGSDKNPQMTISAYASAVSVKGWVLVDVGAAWCPPCRKMEPVVQQLVSDKKLKRVNVDGGKDADVMKTINAGTLPTFLLYKDGKEVWRKEGLVTMEAFLAAMK; this is translated from the coding sequence ATGCTCACTTGGGTGGCAGCAAAGGCGCAGGAGAAGGTTTCACCGGATGCCTTTGAAAAAGGTATGCACAAGCCCGGCGTACAGCTGCTGGATGTGCGCACTGCGGAAGAGTTCAGGACAGGGTATCTCCCCGATGCCCTGCAGGCGGATTTTACCAATAAGGAAGAGTTTTTCAGCCGTATCCGGCATGTGGACAAACACAAGCCCGTTTATATTTACTGCCTGAGCGGCGGACGCAGCGCCGCTGCCGCAAAGTGGATGCGCAGCAACGGCTATACGAATGTGGTGGAAATGGAAGGTGGTATCATCTCCTGGAAGAAAGCCGGGAAAACGCTGACCGGTAGTGACAAGAACCCGCAGATGACCATCAGCGCATACGCATCCGCCGTCAGCGTTAAAGGATGGGTATTGGTGGATGTAGGCGCTGCCTGGTGCCCTCCCTGCCGGAAAATGGAACCGGTCGTACAGCAGCTGGTCAGCGACAAAAAACTGAAACGCGTGAATGTTGACGGCGGCAAAGATGCTGACGTGATGAAAACAATAAACGCCGGCACCCTGCCTACGTTCCTGTTGTATAAGGATGGAAAGGAGGTCTGGCGCAAAGAGGGGCTGGTGACCATGGAAGCGTTCCTGGCGGCGATGAAATGA
- a CDS encoding SAM-dependent methyltransferase: MPALDKGYWNARYERGETEWDLGEVSPPVKSYIDQLPNKHLRILIPGGGNSYEARYLWDNDFHDVTVLDISSVLIDKLKREHQHTGIKFETGDFFEHESEYDLIIEQTFLSSLDPALRQAYARHMYDLLWQQGRLIGVLFNREFGESGPPFGGSIKVYRRMFEPYFHFKTFAPCHNSFPARQGKEVFINFRKLDNLSKRR; the protein is encoded by the coding sequence ATGCCTGCATTAGACAAAGGTTATTGGAACGCACGCTACGAGCGGGGCGAAACGGAATGGGACTTGGGAGAGGTTTCCCCTCCGGTAAAAAGCTATATTGATCAATTGCCCAACAAACATCTTCGTATATTGATCCCCGGAGGAGGGAACAGTTACGAAGCCAGGTATTTATGGGACAATGATTTCCATGATGTAACGGTCCTGGATATTTCATCTGTGCTGATAGACAAGCTGAAGCGTGAACATCAGCATACCGGCATCAAATTCGAAACGGGCGATTTTTTTGAACATGAATCAGAATATGATCTGATCATTGAGCAGACTTTCCTCAGTTCACTGGACCCTGCCCTCCGCCAGGCCTATGCACGGCATATGTACGATCTGCTCTGGCAACAGGGCAGACTGATCGGCGTACTGTTCAACCGCGAGTTCGGTGAATCCGGCCCCCCCTTCGGCGGCAGTATCAAAGTGTATCGCCGGATGTTCGAACCCTACTTCCATTTCAAGACCTTCGCACCCTGCCATAACTCATTTCCCGCGCGCCAGGGCAAGGAAGTATTCATCAACTTCCGGAAACTGGATAATCTTTCCAAAAGGCGGTAG